The sequence below is a genomic window from Arthrobacter sp. U41.
CTTCTGGCCGCCGGAAAGGCGCCGCACGGAGCTCCGGCTGAAAGCGTCGATGCCGAGGCGTTCGATGAGTTCCCCGACCGGCCACGGGTCCTCGTACATGCCGGCAATATGCTTGAGCAGGGGGATGGGGCGGGCCGACGGCGGCAGCCCGCCGTCCTGCAGCATCACCCCGACGCGGGCGCGCAGGGCGGCCCCCGCGGTGTCCGGGTCCTCGCCCAGCAGGCTGATGCTGCCATGGGTGCGTTTCTGCAGTCCCTGGGCGCATTCGATGGTGGTGGTCTTGCCGGCGCCGTTGGCTCCCAGCAGGGCCGTGACCTGTCCGGGTTCGGCGACGAGGGAAAGGCCGCTGACCACCCGCAGCATTTTGCCGTCGAGGGTGGGCAGTGGCCCAACATCCTTGACTAGCCCGCTGATGGACAGGACGGGGGATTCGGGGGATCGCACCACAGCATTCTACGGGAAGTAGTAGGTCCGCTTCCGGCCGGCGTCCGCCCGCGGCCGGGTGCTGAGCGCGGCGGCCATTTCCGCGGGCTTCCGGAGGATAGCCATGCCTTACTGGTCCAGCGGAGTAAATTACGACATGATTGTGTTGTGTATTCCATGAGACCCGCTACTTCTGTCGCCCGCGCCGGGCGCGGCCGACCGCGCACGGCGCCTTCCGCCGCGTCCGGGACGGTGGGATCCGTCGCCGCGCCGGCAGCAGCAACTGTCGCATCGGTCGACGCTGAAGAGCGCACCCGGGACCGCGTGCTGCACGCAGTTCTGGAACATGGCCCCATCAGCGCCGCGGAACTGGGCGATCTGCTCGGGTTCACGCCTGCCGCAGTCCGCCGCCATCTGGACCACCTCTCGCGCAACGGGGTCATTGAGGTCAAGCGGGCGGCCCGTGCCGGCGCCGGTGCAGGGCGCCCCGCCCGCCGCTATGTCCTCAGCTCGCAGGGGCAGTCCCGGCTCGGAAACGACTATCTGGACATCGCCACCCTGGCGCTGCAGCGCCTCGGTGAAATGGCCGGCCCCGAAGCCGTGCGGCAGTTCGCCGTCGAACGCTTCGGCGAGATGGAACGCCGCTACGCCCCGGAGATCGACGCGGCCGGGCCGGATATCACCGCCCGGGCGCAGGCGCTCTCCGAGGCGCTGAGCCGCGACGGCTTCGTGGCCTCCACGACGTCGATCGAGGCCAGGGCGCCCCTGCCGGCCGCGCTCTCCAGTGTCCAGCTGTGCCAGGGGCACTGCCCGATCCAGCAACTGGCGGCGCAGTTTCCGGTGTTCTGCGACGTCGAGACCGACGTGTTCTCCCGGCTCGTCGGCGTCGACGTCCGCCGCCTCTCCACGCTGGCGCGCGGCGGCCATGTTTGCACCACCCACATACCTACAGGCCGTCCGGCGGCCGGGGGGCTTCACCGCCCCGCAACAACCCCGGGCAGCCTGGACGAAGTATCCAACCATCTGCAAGAAAGGCCGTGATGACGGACCAACTATCAGAGAAGAAGGTTGCTGAATCCACTGTGATTTCGGAGATTCTGGAAAAGAACCCCGAGCTCCACGGAATCGGCACCTATGAGTACGGCTGGTCCGACAAGAACGACGTCGGAGCCAACGCCCGCCGTGGCATCAATGAGGACGTCGTCCGCGACATTTCGGCGAAGAAGAACGAGCCGGAGTGGATGCTGGACCTGCGCCTCAAGGGTCTGAAGTACTTCGACCGCAAGCCCATGCCGACCTGGGGCGCTGACCTCTCCGGCATCGACTTCGACAACATCAAGTATTTCGTGCGCTCCACGGAAAAGCAGGCCAACACCTGGGAAGACCTCCCCGAGGACATCCGGAACACCTACGAGAAGCTGGGCATCCCGGAAGCGGAGCGCAGCCGCCTCGTTTCCGGTGTCGCCGCCCAGTACGAGTCCGAGGTGGTCTACCACCAGATCCGCGAGGACCTGGAACAGCAGGGCGTCATCTTCCTGGACACGGACACCGCACTGCGCGAGCACCCGGAGATCTTCCAGGAGTACTT
It includes:
- a CDS encoding helix-turn-helix transcriptional regulator, with the protein product MRPATSVARAGRGRPRTAPSAASGTVGSVAAPAAATVASVDAEERTRDRVLHAVLEHGPISAAELGDLLGFTPAAVRRHLDHLSRNGVIEVKRAARAGAGAGRPARRYVLSSQGQSRLGNDYLDIATLALQRLGEMAGPEAVRQFAVERFGEMERRYAPEIDAAGPDITARAQALSEALSRDGFVASTTSIEARAPLPAALSSVQLCQGHCPIQQLAAQFPVFCDVETDVFSRLVGVDVRRLSTLARGGHVCTTHIPTGRPAAGGLHRPATTPGSLDEVSNHLQERP